The sequence TCTATCGGCGCTATCCCAAACATTACTGGCCCTCAATTGTTTTGGGCGTTCTGCCAGGAGTCGAACCAGCGGTGCAAACGGCTTTCTGATATGTCGAGACCTGTTAGAAAAAGGGTGGATTTCAAAAATCCGGTTTCGTATCCGCCTGTAAATGTATCGTTTTCGATTAGATCCGAAGGCCTGACCCCTTGCTTGAGATGACCGCCATTTTTAAGAATCTGTGAATAGCCCGAGTCGCTGTCCAAAAATCCCTGGGTGGTAGTCAGAAAATGGTCCATGAGTGACTGTGCACCATCAAAATCGGCAATGTCATCGGCCACGGTCAGAAATTCAGTCCTTGCAAAACCGCGAAGCTCATTGGTGATGTCAATCAGGCTGTTCAGTCGCTCTCCAGAGACGGCCGCAGCATTGAGGAAATCCAGGCTCTCACCGGCAGTCAAGGATTGGGCCGTTTCAAGAAGGGCCTCAAAGGTATTAAAACCTTGGCCGCCGCCCAGGGCCTCTGCCGAAGCCTGGATCAGATGGTTCAGGCTTGTTTTGCCCAAGGTGTCGGCATAGGCAAGGAAAGTTTCACTTTGGGTTGCGTCAAGGCTGGATGCAACGCCCATAAGGGTTCCAAGCATTTCGTCTTCGGCCTTACCCGCAACCGATAGAAAGGTATCCCGCTGGTCCTGGGTCATGGCGTTGAAATCCTTCAGGAAGCTGTTAAAATCCTGGGAATATTCCCCGGCCGCGATCAGGGTGTTCATCCGGTTTTCACCCAAAACACCGTTCAGATATACATATTCCTGTGCCAGTCCCGGTTCTTCACCCTCTGCGGCCGCCTTTTCATTGGTCAGAAAGGTTGTAAGCTGCAGCCCTGTGAGATCTTGTGCGGTTGTGATAAATCTACCCACCGCTTCCTGCGAATTTTTACCGATATTGGCAGCCGTGTATAAAAAATTGCTTTGCAGGCTTCCTTCCAGGGTTTGGGCCATGGAAGAGAGCGCCTCAATATGGTTCGGATCCTGGGCCGCAGCATAAAACAAATAGCTCCTATTTTTGCCGCTCAGGCTATCGGCCGCCTCAACCAGTTCGTTTGCACTGGATGGTGCTGCATCAACCGCTGAGATGAAATTGGCCAAATCAACATAATCAAGATCGGAAGCAAAACGGAACAGGTCGGCCAGCTGCTCCTGGCCGAGATTTTCAGCCACGTTCAGCACCTTGTTGAAATTTTTCTCAGCCACAAGAGCGGTGGATAAAAAATTGGCCCGGGTCTCAGGACTGTCAGCAAGCCGGTCCACCATCGATACGAACTTGGCAAGGTGTGGGTCGGCATCAGCTGCCAGGGCTAAAAAATCTGTTCTCTCCGAGCCATCAAGACGGGTTGTGGTGGCCATGAGCCCGTTCATATTTTCTTTTTCACCCTGGGTGGCCAAAAGAAAATTTTCAACATCTTCTCCACTCAGCCTGCTGGTAAATCTTAAAAAGTCCTCCCGGCCCTTTCCGCCCGTCTCCTGGGTAAGGGAGAGCAGGTTTTCCAACCCATCTTCCGCCATTACCGCTGATTTGAGAAAATGGGTGAAGGTCGCACCCTCCAGCATATCCGCCGTCCGGATGAACGATTCAAGCTCATCGCCGGCGCCGGCCGCGCTTTTCAGGAAAAGGGAAAGGTCTTCCGAGTCAAGTTCTTCAATGTTTCCGATAATATCGTTCAAGGACGCAGGGGACTCAGCGATTGCCGCAATAAAATTTTGCAGATCACCGGCCTTTGCCGTTTCCCTTGTACGACTGAGAAGATCTGCAGTTTCCAGAAAAAAGGTTATCTGATCTGCCGAAAGCTTTGCTGTCGCGCCAATGAGATTTTCCAGGTTCTGGCCGTCTCCGGCCCGCAGGGCTGTACTCAGGAACAGGGATCGGTCGTCCCCTTCAAGACTTTTGACCTGGGTTACAAAATCTTCGATCAAGGCTCCTGCATCTGCCAGAACAGCCAAAAATTTAGCCCTGTCAGTACCTGCCAACTCCTCGGAAAGCAGGCTCCCGATATCTTCCCACAAGGTATTTTCCTCCCCCAACTCAAGGTAGGTGGAAAGCAAGTCCTGATACTCAGATTGGGACAAGACGGAATTCACCCCCGAGTCCTGTTGGGAAGCAAACGTTACTGCCGGATCCACGACGTATACATAGGCAGCCGAGCCCGTTTCGGCCTCCCCGGTAGCGGCATCCCTGGCGGCGGTTGAAACTGAATCCGTGTTTACCTTGAATGTATATGAAGCGTAATTAGACTGGACCTGAATATCCATAATAGCCTCCTTGAATTATAATTATTGAAAATCATAATATACATCGGCACGCCAGAGTCCATTCTGAACTAAATTTTGGTAAACATACTTTTTTTTAAGGGGCTTTCATTTCACAATAACTTATATGCCCGCACACATGGTCGGCAAATCCCACAACCGATTTTTTACATAACAGCCATGGGCTGACCTGACATATACTGATTTCAGCTTCAGACCGATGGTGAACATGGATTTCATTTTTACGCGATGTTGTTAAATTTACGCATATATAACTTCAAGGAATGAAAAAAGGCCCAGTGTCATACCGGGCCATGGTTTAAAAAAACAAATCATGCCTTATCCGGCAATTTCCAAGCAATGAGCATGAAAATGATTCCGATGCCGGCTGCCAGCAGCGTACCCGGTATAATGGGCAGCAGTGCCTGGAACTTATCTGAACCTGTGGCCAGCATAACTTTACCACCGGCAATTTGATCAAAGAGCCAAGAGCCTTTAATATTGCCGTAAACCAGGGTGTAAATTAAAGCACCCACAAGACCTCCGCCTACAAAAAACAATGCATCCTTTCGTCCATCTGCCAAAGCAGTCAGGCCTGTTCCAGGACAGTAACCGGCTATGGCAAAACCGATGCCCAACAGCCCTCCTCCAGCAATCACACCGATGTAACTGCTTTTAACCGAAAGGTGGGCGACATTGATAACACCTATGGTCATCAGCACAAATAAAAGAGTACTACTGATACCGATTGCAAAAAATATAGCCTTCATCAGGTGCAACTCTTTCAGGCGAAGCATATTAATAATATTCTGAGGGTTGGTGGCTCCCACTCGCTGTAGGGCAAATCCAAAAAATATTCCGAGTATGGTTGCAAGAACGATCGTCATAAAGCACCTCCTAATTTCTCTTGTAAACCAAGACAGCTACGGGAACTGCGGCGGCAAATGCACCGACGGCAAATAAATATCCACTTAAAGATGTCTGCATCATCCCACTCATCATGTGACCGCTTGTGCATCCACCGGCCAGGCGAGCACCGAAAAGTACAAGTACCCCGGCAAAAAATACTGTTACATACCGCAATGTGGGGTTTTCCCCAAAGCGCTGCCGCCAGACTTCAGGGGCACTTCGATCTGACGCCGTCGGCTTAGGGCCGCCTAAACGGGATGACAAAAGCGCTCCGAAGACCATGGCAATAACAAAAACAAAACTGTAATTGATTGGGTTAGCAACATTCTTGGCGTATTTACCTCCGCTCTTGTTCAGGTATGCGTTAGGACTGGAATAGCCTGATTTGCTATCCGAATCCTTCTGAACCACGGAATCTGAGAACAGGTTCCATACGATACCGTCAGCGATCACAAACTGGGTAGAGACACCGATGGGTTTCACAAAAGCTACGGCGAAAAGGAATGCAGCGCCAAGAAGAAGTCCACCTTTAAACCAGTTTAATTGTCCATTCATATTCACTACTCCTCGTTATTTGGGTTGCAATAGATGCGGTAAAGCGCCTCAAGGATCTCTGCAACAGCCTGACTTTTGAGACGGTAATAGATGACCTGACCTTCCCGGCGTGTGGTCACAAGATCTGCCTTTCTCAATGCCGCCAAATGCTGAGACAACGCAGACTGGCTTAAAGGGACGGCCTGGTTAAACACACTAACCGGGCATTCTCCATCCATTAAGTGACACAACACCATCAGCCGGCTTGGGTGACTCATGCTTTTAAGCAGCTTTGAAGCCATTTCCGCATTTTGTTCAAGTTTTTGGGGAGATATTTGTTTCATGGTTCCATTTGCATTTATATATTAGATACCTCTAAATTAGATTAATCTAATACAAAGATTTGTCAAGGCGGAAACAATGGGTATCCGAAGTATTCCCGCTCACCCATTCCGCCCGTTTGATCCAGGCTTGTTGTTTAGGGCAGTTCAGCAGCATGTTATTCTTTGATATACTTTTTATGGTGGCCTTTACAATTGAAAGCGTTGCCTTTCCCTTGTGGTAATCGGTGATTCTCGATTCTTAAAAATTTTCTTGCCAGAAGAAGGGATATTTTTCCATATAATTTGACCAAAAGACCGACTATGAGAGCAGCAAGAATAGTTCCCTCCCTTACCCCGGCCAATTTATGCAAAAAAAGGAATGAACTGACAA is a genomic window of uncultured Desulfobacter sp. containing:
- a CDS encoding DUF6691 family protein, whose product is MTIVLATILGIFFGFALQRVGATNPQNIINMLRLKELHLMKAIFFAIGISSTLLFVLMTIGVINVAHLSVKSSYIGVIAGGGLLGIGFAIAGYCPGTGLTALADGRKDALFFVGGGLVGALIYTLVYGNIKGSWLFDQIAGGKVMLATGSDKFQALLPIIPGTLLAAGIGIIFMLIAWKLPDKA
- a CDS encoding YeeE/YedE thiosulfate transporter family protein, with protein sequence MNGQLNWFKGGLLLGAAFLFAVAFVKPIGVSTQFVIADGIVWNLFSDSVVQKDSDSKSGYSSPNAYLNKSGGKYAKNVANPINYSFVFVIAMVFGALLSSRLGGPKPTASDRSAPEVWRQRFGENPTLRYVTVFFAGVLVLFGARLAGGCTSGHMMSGMMQTSLSGYLFAVGAFAAAVPVAVLVYKRN
- a CDS encoding metalloregulator ArsR/SmtB family transcription factor; this translates as MKQISPQKLEQNAEMASKLLKSMSHPSRLMVLCHLMDGECPVSVFNQAVPLSQSALSQHLAALRKADLVTTRREGQVIYYRLKSQAVAEILEALYRIYCNPNNEE